A DNA window from Agarivorans sp. TSD2052 contains the following coding sequences:
- a CDS encoding FAD-dependent monooxygenase, with protein sequence MQAVDIAIIGGGMVGLAFASALADSPLRIAIVEPKPSQQPDLNQYSLRVSAISLSSQQFLQSLGVWQAIVEQRVAPYNDMQVWEQDSFAKIRFQAEQLLVPQIGHIVENDIIRHALWQQVSQQSNVTLVEQPVDKLHRGDSESWLSFADGQGVSCKLLVAADGANSWLREQLDVPLTYWDYQHTAIVATIKTAEPHQDCARQIFTPEGPLAFLPLSEANTCSIVWSVSPDRAAELQALPEAEFNKQLTMAFDGRLGLCERVGDCAGFPLRMRYARDFAGKGFALIGDAAHTIHPLAGQGVNLGLMDAAALAQELITLQQAGKSINDYANLRHFERWRKSEASQMIASMEFFKRLFGNDNPALKLLRGVGMSLVDKAEPLKQQAMRRALGLEGDLPQVAKANGA encoded by the coding sequence ATGCAAGCAGTAGATATAGCCATTATTGGTGGTGGAATGGTAGGACTCGCTTTCGCTAGCGCGCTGGCTGATAGCCCCTTGCGCATTGCTATTGTAGAGCCTAAGCCTTCGCAACAACCCGATCTAAACCAATACAGTTTACGGGTGAGTGCAATTAGCTTGTCTTCGCAGCAATTTTTGCAGTCTTTAGGTGTTTGGCAAGCTATTGTTGAGCAACGGGTTGCGCCCTACAACGACATGCAAGTGTGGGAGCAAGACAGTTTTGCTAAAATTCGCTTTCAAGCCGAGCAGCTGTTAGTGCCGCAAATTGGCCACATTGTAGAAAACGACATTATTCGCCATGCGCTGTGGCAGCAAGTGAGTCAGCAAAGTAATGTCACCCTTGTAGAACAGCCAGTTGATAAACTGCACCGTGGCGACAGTGAATCATGGTTAAGCTTTGCCGATGGCCAAGGTGTTAGCTGTAAATTGCTGGTGGCTGCCGATGGGGCTAACTCTTGGCTACGTGAGCAGCTAGATGTGCCGCTTACTTACTGGGATTATCAGCACACCGCGATTGTCGCCACCATTAAAACTGCCGAGCCACATCAAGATTGCGCTCGACAAATTTTTACCCCAGAAGGGCCGTTAGCCTTTTTACCCTTAAGTGAAGCCAACACTTGCTCAATTGTTTGGTCGGTCTCGCCCGATAGAGCGGCTGAGCTTCAAGCACTGCCTGAGGCCGAGTTTAATAAGCAGCTCACCATGGCCTTTGATGGGCGTTTAGGCTTGTGTGAGCGAGTGGGGGACTGCGCGGGCTTTCCATTGCGAATGCGTTATGCACGAGACTTTGCCGGCAAGGGCTTCGCACTGATCGGCGATGCCGCCCACACCATTCACCCGTTAGCGGGTCAAGGTGTCAACCTGGGCTTAATGGATGCAGCAGCCTTAGCGCAAGAGCTAATCACCCTGCAGCAAGCGGGTAAAAGCATTAACGATTATGCTAATCTGCGCCACTTTGAGCGCTGGCGTAAAAGTGAAGCCAGCCAAATGATCGCCTCTATGGAGTTTTTTAAGCGCCTGTTTGGTAATGACAACCCCGCGCTTAAACTGCTGCGTGGTGTAGGCATGAGCTTGGTAGATAAAGCTGAACCTCTAAAGCAGCAAGCCATGCGTCGCGCTTTGGGCCTAGAGGGCGATTTACCGCAAGTGGCGAAAGCCAATGGTGCTTAA